The Nitrospirota bacterium genomic sequence TAAACTCAGGATGAAACTGGCATCCTAAAAACCACGGATGGCCTTCCACTTCTATTATCTCAACAAGCTCTCCGTCAGGGCTTGTTCCGCTTATCTTCATCCCGTGCCGTGAGAGTATTCCTTTATATGCATTGTTAAATTCATATCTGTGCCTGTGCCTTTCTGAGATTTCCTTTATGCCGTAAGCCTTGAATGCATTTGTATTGTTTTCAAGAACACAGGGATATGCTCCAAGCCTCATCGTGCCTCCCTTTTCAGAGACATCAGTCCTTTCTTCTATCCTGCCTTTCCTGAAATCAAACCATCTCTCCATGAGATAAATTACAGGGTCTTTTGCATTCAGGTCAAACTCTGTGCTGTTTGCGGTAAGCCCGCATACATTCCGTGCATACTCAATCACAGCGCACTGCATCCCAAGGCATATCCCGAAATAGGGAATCTTTTTCTTGCGGGCATATCTTACAGCCTCAATCTTGCCTTCAATCCCCCTGTAACCAAATCCTCCGGGCACGAGGATGCCGTTTGCATCCGATAAATATTTATCTGCTCCGTGGACTTCTATCTCTTCAGAATCAATCCACTGCAGATTTACCCTTGCATCATTTGCGATTCCGCCGTGGATAAGGGCTTCCATCAGGCTTTTGTATGAATCCTTAAGCCCTACATATTTGCCGACTATGGCAATAGTTACTTCATGTTTCGGCTCTTTTAACTTTCTTACTATATCTTTCCACTGCATCAGGTCAACATCTTTGGCAGGGAGCTTAAGTTTGCTGACAATCTGCTGGTCAAGCCCTTCTTCGCTGAGCGCCATAGGCACCTCGTATATTGTATCCACATCCATTGCCGTGATGACTGAGTCGCCGTCAAGGTTACAATGGAGCGCTATCTTTTTCTTTGCCTCAGGAGTGATAGGCTTGTCTGTTCTGCATAAGAGCAGGTCAGGCTGAATACCGATTGCGCGCAGCTCCCTTACACTGTGCTGTGTGGGTTTTGTCTTAAGCTCGCCGGCGGTCTTTATATAAGGCACCAGCGTAAGATGCATATAAAGAACGTTTTCCCTTCCTACGTCATAGCGCATCTGCCTTATTGCCTCAAGGAACGGAAGGCTCTCGATATCGCCGATGGTGCCGCCTATCTCAACTATAACTACATCATTATTATCGCTTACTGATTTTATGGCGCGCTTTATCTCGTCAGTTAGATGAGGCACAACCTGAACCGTGTCTCCGAGGTAATCGCCGCGCCTTTCTTTTGTTATGACATTGTAATATATCTTTCCTGTCGTATAATTATTTGCCTGAGAGGTTCTTATATGCGTGAATCGCTCATAATGCCCGAGGTCAAGGTCTGTCTCTGCGCCGTCATCTGTTACGAAGACCTCGCCATGCTGAAACGGGCTCAGCGTGCCCGGGTCAACATTGATATAAGGGTCAAGCTTCTGGATTGTTACTTTCAGCCCCCGCGCCTCAAGAAGGGCGCCTGTTGCAGCCGCAGCAATGCCTTTTCCCAGCGACGATACAACTCCGCCTGTTACGAAGATAAACTTAGCCATTTCTTCACCCTCTCTAAGTCCTGCGGTGTATCAACACCCACAGTCTCGCAAGTCGTTTCTTTTACTTTTATGCGAAATCCATTCACGAGCACGCGAAGCTGTTCAAGCTTCTCTGTTTTCTCTAATTCCACGGGTTCCATTTTTGCAAGATTTAAAAGCACATCACGCCTGTAACTGTAAAGGCCGAGATGCTTATAAAAGTTGAAAGTTGAAAGTTGAAAGTTGAAAGTTTGTAATTCAAATCTTCTTTTTAACTCCTCACTTTTAACTTTCCACTGGTCTCTGTCAAACGGTATCGGCGCTCTTGAAAAATACATGGCAAAGCCTTCTTTATCAAAAACAGCCTTAACGACATTGGGGTCAAATATTTCTTCAGGGTCTTCTATTTTTTTTATCAGGGTTCCCATTGCCGCCCTTTTGTCGTCAAGCAGCCTGATAACGTCGTCTATCATCTCCGCCCTTATGAGCGGCTCATCTCCCTGAACATTGACAATTATATCATAATCCAAAGAAGCGGCGACCTCTGCTATGCGGTCTGTGCCTGATGCATGTTCCTTTGCGGTCATTACAGCCTTGCCGCCGAATTCAATCACGGTTTTAAATATGGCCTCGCTGTCAGTTGCAACGATTACATCTTCTGCGAGCTTTGATTTCTTTGAATTTTCATACACATGCCGTATCAAAGGTTTGCCATTTAGGGGTGCAAGGGGCTTTCCCGGAAAACGGGTTGACTCATAACGGGCAGGGATAATAACAATCGCTGTCATGCGCTTGGATAATTATAAATGATTTGGGAAAAAATTTAAATGAAAAAGCTGAGAAAAGAAATTAGCGCAATTATTTATCGTGTGGGCTTCGCACGCCAAGGGAGATTTCGCTTGACCAAACCCACAATTTCTCCTAAAATTACCCCAAAAGACGCATACGGCAGAAAAATAATGTTATGTCTAAGAAACAGATAACAATAACGGGCACAAGAGATTCGGACAAGCTAAAGATTCAAAAGGCTCTGAAGCTTCTTGAAAGGAAATCACCCGAACACTTCGCCTATGTTACTCGATATTTAGATTGCATACATGCAGACCCAGATAAACCTTCGCGTGTCAATTGTAGTACACGTACATTTATTATTGGTAAAAAAACATTGAAGGAAACACGCTGGTGGATTGCTGCAGCTCTCGTTCATGAGGCAAAGCATGTGGAATTCAGTCAGCCAGGCAAAAAACGTGTAACCCAAGATATCGAAGAAAAAGAGTGCCTTGAGGCAATGTTCGAGGCAGGAAGAAAAATTTTTTTATTGTGGCGATTTTTCTACGGTGAACCCAAAACGCTTTATCAAACAAAGTGGTGGAAAACAAAACCGAAGGAGCAGGATTGGTGATCAATAAGTATGGAGGACACAACACATCAATTAACCCGATTCGGTTTCGCCTCTCGGGTTATTTAGGTCATTAGCCCATAGTCCCAAAGCCACCTGAATCATCTATTCCTATGCTAAAATCCATCATGGAATTTGTTGATGTCCTTTTCCCGATTAATCTCGGGTTTGATTTCCGTATATTGTTAAATTTATCTATGTTAGCTATAATTAATATGTAATATGCTTTTATTTGAATGGGATGAGGTTAAAGCGAAAGCCAATTTCAAGAAGCATAAAGTGAGCTTTGAGGAAGGCAAAACTATTTTTAATGACCCATTCCTATTTACGTTCCCAGATAATGAGCATTCCGTAAAAGAAGAACGTTATATAAACATTGGACTTTCTGCATATGGGAGCATTTTAATTTTGACTCATACTGAACGGCAAGGTAAAATACGTATTATCAGTTGCAGAAAGGCAACGGCGTATGAAAGGAGATTTTATGAAGAAGGCAACTTCTAAAGAAATATCGGAAAAAGAAGGCATGAAATCTGAATATGATTTTTCAAGAATGAAGGGGGCAGTGCAGGGGAAATACTATAAGGCATATCGCGCTGGACATAAAGTGGAGATTCTTAAAGCAGACGGCGCTACTACGGTAGAATATTTTAAGCTTAAAGAAGGCGCCGTTATGTTAGAGCCGGACGTTAGAAAATATTTTTCAAGCTCGGAATCAGTCAACAAGGCGCTTAGGTCATTGATTGAGATTATTCCCTCAAAGAGACGGTCTGCTGCTCACTCAAAAGGATAATAGCGTTGCCGCACAACGAAGCACTCCACCGGTTATGGCGATACGAACACCGCGTCTGTGACCTCAGGCGTTTTCAAAAAACCTCAAGAGTCTCAAACTAACATAAACTATTTCCTCCTGTGCTAAAATCCATCATGGAATTTGTCGATGTTCTTTTCCCGATTAATCTGGGCCCGCTGACATACAAATGCCCTGAGCATCTGATTGATAAAGCGCATCCCGGAATGCTCGTTTCAGCGCCTCTGAAAAAACAGATAACAATGGGAATCATCCTCAGTAAATCTTCTGCGCCCATGTCCGACAACATAAAAAACATCAGCGATATCCACGGCGAATCGCCTCTGCTTGAACCGCCCTTGCTGAAACTCCTTAACTGGATGGCTGATTATTACATCATCGCAAATAAAGGACTTGTTCTTAAGAACATGCTGCCGCAGGAGACATTCAAAAAAGTAAAAGCTCGGAGCAAAGGGAAAACAGAAGAAAAGGAGAGTAATGAGATAATTGAGATAGACGAAAACATCTTATCTAAAATAAAAGAATCGCTTTCTAAAAGAGAATATAAAACCTTTCTTGTTCATGCCCCAAGTCCTTTATACGAAAGCGCAACAGTTACAAAAATCCTGCCGCAGGGCAAAAGCGCGATAATCCTTGTGCCTGAAATCGTACACATAAGCCATGTACTTCCTTTTATCAAAGAAACAGCAGGGGAGAGGTTATGCGTGCTGCACAGCGGTTTAAGCAAGGGACAGCGCTCAGAGGCTATGGAAAAAATCATTTCAGGGCAGTGCAATGTAGTGCTTGGCACGAGGATGGCGGTGTTTGCGCCTTTGAAAAATGTATCTCTGATTTCGGTTATGCATGAGCACAGCAGTTCATACAGGACAGAAGAAGGGCTGAGATTCAACGCAAGGGATATCGCTGTCATGAGGGGCTATCTTGAAAAAGCGGCGGTTGTATTGTCATCAATCTGTCCTTCGATAGAATCCGTTTATAATTCAAAACGGAGTAAATACACGCTTATCAGGCCTGACGTATATTCCCAGCGCCCGAAGATACGAATACTTAACATGAGGAATGAACATCAGCCGGCCCCTAATCTTTCAAAGACAGTTATAAATGAAGCGCTGTCGTCTATCAGTAAGAACGAAAAAATAATGTTTGTGATAAACAGGAAAGGCTATTCCATGCTCACATGCAAGGAATGCGGCTGCACCGAGACATGCGGCAAGTGCAGCATTCCGCTTATGTTCTATAAGAATGATAAGTCTCTGAGATGCCACTACTGCGGGGCGATAGCCGGTTCTCCTGAGAAGTGCAGAAGATGCGGAAGCTTTTCTCTTGAACCAGCAGGCTCCGGCATAGAACGGGTGGAAGAAAATATTAAAAAAGTTTTCGATATCGAGCCGCTGAGGATTGACAGCAACATGCTTAAAAGAAAACGCATTCCTGAAGACCTCTCTGATATAACAGAAGGCAAACCCATAATACTCGGGACAAAGCTTCTTACAAAAAGGCTGCACAGTTCAGAAAAATTAGGAATGGCGGCAGTGCTGAATGCTGACAGCTATCTGAATCAGCCTGATTTCCGCTCTGCTGAAAGGACATTTCATGAGATGTACGGCATTACCGACAAGATAAAACCCGGTGGTTCGCTTTTCATTCAGACAAGGATGCCGCAGAATTATATCTTCAGGCATCTTAAAAACTATGACTATGCTTCCTTCTGCGATGAAGAATTAGAAAAGAGAAAAGAAATGTTATATCCTCCGTTTTCAAAGCTGGCATTAATAACTTTTAATGGCAGAGATTGCGATGCACTCAGGACAGAAAAGGCAATCGGGGAGATACTTTCAGGCAATAAGGCTTTAGAGGTTCTTGGCCCTTCAGTCACGCCCACCAAAAAGGGGGGAAAGGAATATTCCCTGCTTTTTAAAGCAGTGTCAAAGAAGAATTTGCATTCTTCTGTAAAGAGATTTCTGGAGCTTCTCGGCAGCTACAAATGTTTGAATGTAAAAATTGCGATTGATCCGTAGTCTGTTTGGGAGTAATTTTAAGTGTATGCTGATTTGTCGCCGATATCGAAATGAATCGGCATGAAGACTTTTCTGAATGTGAAAAATAGAAGCATGAACGCTATCAGAAGAAGGCCGTAGGCCGCTCCTTCAAAACTAATCATCCGCACAGAGAAAAGCAAAAGATATAAAGGCATTATGAGCGCAAGGAGATAGCCTTCCGTTAACTTAAAACAGAATGCCTCTTTTGCAGCGATAAAGCCGAGACAGAGCGACAGCGGGATAAGAAGTAATGGGCCGTATGGTTTGTTGGCGACAACTCCGAGCAGATTCCCTTTCCCCACAATAAGCAGAATTACCAAGGCGGCAACAGATATGTAATAGAGCTTTTTCAATGTTCTTTTGAACTTGCTTACATAAAGGTGGATGAAAAATACGCTCATCCCAACAGATATATAAAGCGAGATGAGCAGGATATTGAATATCGTGATTAATACACGGTTATCCTGATTTTTCATGGAACTGAAGAGCATATACGAGGCGAGTGATATTATTAACGCCGAAAACACTATGCCAATCCTGTAAATCACAACCGTAACCTTGTCTTCTTTTGTCAGCGGCTGGAATATCTGCTGCTCGCCCATGGGACTATATTAACAGAAAAATCTCTGATGTTGTTCAAACAATCCCTTTTACATCCGGTTTTAGCCTGAAATTCTTGCCTCTTCTTATCAAATCGCCTTCCCTTGCTCCGGCGGGCACAGGCATAAAAACAATATTCTCATTTCTCGCAGTTGTAATATCCATGCCATCAGTATCTTTTACTGATTCAAGAACAAACAGTTTCTCTTCAAGTCCCGGCGAAAGATATTCTATAGCATCTCCCTTGTCAAGCCTGTTTCTCAGCTCAACCTTTGCAGTCCTGTTTTTAATCTCAAGGATAATCCCGACAAGCTCGTGGCTCATTCTGTAGCTTTCGCCGTCAAAGTTATAGTCGTTATCAGGCTGCTTGCCGAAGAACATCCCTGTTGTATATCCCCTGCTTGAGAACATTGAAAGCTCTTTTAACCACCTTGGATTAACAGCGTATTTCCCATTTCCGAGGGAATCTATCGCCTCCCTGTAAGTCTTCACAACACCAGCAGCATAATTTATGCCTTTCATCCTTCCTTCAATCTTAAAGCTGTCTATCCCTGCATCGCTCAGAAGGTGCAGATGCTCAATCATGCAGAGGTCTTTTGAGCTCATGATATAAGTCCCCCTGTCATCCTCAAATACGGGAAAGTGCTCTCCCTGCCTTTTTTCTTCCATGAGGGTATAGTTCCACCTGCATGAATTCGTGCATTCACCTCTGTTTGCGCTCCTTGATGTAAGAAAACTGCTTATATAACATCTTCCCGAATATGAAATGCAGATAGAGCCGTGGACAAAGACCTCAAGTTCAAGATCCGTCTTGCAGCGTATCTCCTTAATCTCATCTATAGTGAGTTCTCTTGAAAGCACAAGCCTCTTTGCGCCGAGGGTTTCCCAGAATTTCGCTGACTCGCTGTTTGTGATATTCGCCTGTGTGCTTACATGGATTGCAATCTCAGGGGTGCTTTTTTTGAACATCATGAAAAACCCGGGGTCAGAGAGTATCACTGCGTCAGGCATTGCATCTTTAAGAAACTCTATATATTCTTCCATCCCCTTTAAGTCTGAGTTGTGAGGGAAGATGTTTACTGTGACATAAGCTTTTTTATTTCTGGCGTGTGCATACTTTATTGCTTCTTTCAATTCTTCGGGTTCAAAGTTGCCAGCCTTGCCTCTGAGGCTGAACCTTGAATCGCCGAGATAGACCGCATCAGCTCCATAATGAATGGCTGTTCTGAGTTTCTCAAAATCTCCGGCAGGCGCAAGCAATTCAGATTTTTTCATCCCAAAATTTCCTTTGCTTTTTTTATATCTTTTTTTATCTGCACTTCCAGCGCCCTTGCATTTGGAAATTTCTTTTCATCACGGATGCGCT encodes the following:
- a CDS encoding CTP synthase, producing MAKFIFVTGGVVSSLGKGIAAAATGALLEARGLKVTIQKLDPYINVDPGTLSPFQHGEVFVTDDGAETDLDLGHYERFTHIRTSQANNYTTGKIYYNVITKERRGDYLGDTVQVVPHLTDEIKRAIKSVSDNNDVVIVEIGGTIGDIESLPFLEAIRQMRYDVGRENVLYMHLTLVPYIKTAGELKTKPTQHSVRELRAIGIQPDLLLCRTDKPITPEAKKKIALHCNLDGDSVITAMDVDTIYEVPMALSEEGLDQQIVSKLKLPAKDVDLMQWKDIVRKLKEPKHEVTIAIVGKYVGLKDSYKSLMEALIHGGIANDARVNLQWIDSEEIEVHGADKYLSDANGILVPGGFGYRGIEGKIEAVRYARKKKIPYFGICLGMQCAVIEYARNVCGLTANSTEFDLNAKDPVIYLMERWFDFRKGRIEERTDVSEKGGTMRLGAYPCVLENNTNAFKAYGIKEISERHRHRYEFNNAYKGILSRHGMKISGTSPDGELVEIIEVEGHPWFLGCQFHPEFKSRPTDPHPLFREFIAASLKEKRALFQYDESEIEMKKGREEKRS
- the kdsB gene encoding 3-deoxy-manno-octulosonate cytidylyltransferase, which translates into the protein MTAIVIIPARYESTRFPGKPLAPLNGKPLIRHVYENSKKSKLAEDVIVATDSEAIFKTVIEFGGKAVMTAKEHASGTDRIAEVAASLDYDIIVNVQGDEPLIRAEMIDDVIRLLDDKRAAMGTLIKKIEDPEEIFDPNVVKAVFDKEGFAMYFSRAPIPFDRDQWKVKSEELKRRFELQTFNFQLSTFNFYKHLGLYSYRRDVLLNLAKMEPVELEKTEKLEQLRVLVNGFRIKVKETTCETVGVDTPQDLERVKKWLSLSS
- a CDS encoding BrnT family toxin, translating into MLLFEWDEVKAKANFKKHKVSFEEGKTIFNDPFLFTFPDNEHSVKEERYINIGLSAYGSILILTHTERQGKIRIISCRKATAYERRFYEEGNF
- the priA gene encoding primosomal protein N', which encodes MEFVDVLFPINLGPLTYKCPEHLIDKAHPGMLVSAPLKKQITMGIILSKSSAPMSDNIKNISDIHGESPLLEPPLLKLLNWMADYYIIANKGLVLKNMLPQETFKKVKARSKGKTEEKESNEIIEIDENILSKIKESLSKREYKTFLVHAPSPLYESATVTKILPQGKSAIILVPEIVHISHVLPFIKETAGERLCVLHSGLSKGQRSEAMEKIISGQCNVVLGTRMAVFAPLKNVSLISVMHEHSSSYRTEEGLRFNARDIAVMRGYLEKAAVVLSSICPSIESVYNSKRSKYTLIRPDVYSQRPKIRILNMRNEHQPAPNLSKTVINEALSSISKNEKIMFVINRKGYSMLTCKECGCTETCGKCSIPLMFYKNDKSLRCHYCGAIAGSPEKCRRCGSFSLEPAGSGIERVEENIKKVFDIEPLRIDSNMLKRKRIPEDLSDITEGKPIILGTKLLTKRLHSSEKLGMAAVLNADSYLNQPDFRSAERTFHEMYGITDKIKPGGSLFIQTRMPQNYIFRHLKNYDYASFCDEELEKRKEMLYPPFSKLALITFNGRDCDALRTEKAIGEILSGNKALEVLGPSVTPTKKGGKEYSLLFKAVSKKNLHSSVKRFLELLGSYKCLNVKIAIDP
- a CDS encoding U32 family peptidase; its protein translation is MKKSELLAPAGDFEKLRTAIHYGADAVYLGDSRFSLRGKAGNFEPEELKEAIKYAHARNKKAYVTVNIFPHNSDLKGMEEYIEFLKDAMPDAVILSDPGFFMMFKKSTPEIAIHVSTQANITNSESAKFWETLGAKRLVLSRELTIDEIKEIRCKTDLELEVFVHGSICISYSGRCYISSFLTSRSANRGECTNSCRWNYTLMEEKRQGEHFPVFEDDRGTYIMSSKDLCMIEHLHLLSDAGIDSFKIEGRMKGINYAAGVVKTYREAIDSLGNGKYAVNPRWLKELSMFSSRGYTTGMFFGKQPDNDYNFDGESYRMSHELVGIILEIKNRTAKVELRNRLDKGDAIEYLSPGLEEKLFVLESVKDTDGMDITTARNENIVFMPVPAGAREGDLIRRGKNFRLKPDVKGIV